The following coding sequences are from one uncultured Methanobrevibacter sp. window:
- a CDS encoding CDP-2,3-bis-(O-geranylgeranyl)-sn-glycerol synthase, whose protein sequence is MEIEIFNLLIAVAGAIYFMLPAYVANLSGLAFGGGTPVDGGKECKDGRRLIGNGVTWKGLINGTILGTIVGGVLGIIGTFYGDLSVLTGGIIDLPVYGSITGGLILGFLMAFGALLGDLVGSFIKRRIGLQSGEPAPIMDQLDFVVGALILSLLVVKISWEFFIIVAVLTLILHLGSNMIAYLLGIKDVWY, encoded by the coding sequence ATGGAAATTGAAATTTTTAATTTACTGATTGCTGTTGCAGGTGCAATATATTTTATGCTACCTGCTTATGTCGCTAACCTTAGCGGTCTTGCATTCGGTGGAGGAACACCAGTTGACGGTGGAAAGGAATGCAAGGATGGGCGTAGGCTTATTGGTAATGGTGTAACATGGAAAGGCCTAATAAATGGTACAATTCTTGGGACCATTGTTGGTGGAGTATTGGGAATTATCGGTACCTTTTATGGAGATTTAAGTGTCTTGACTGGTGGGATAATAGATCTTCCAGTTTATGGTAGCATAACCGGTGGTTTAATCTTAGGATTCCTAATGGCTTTCGGTGCATTGTTAGGAGATTTAGTTGGAAGTTTCATAAAAAGAAGGATTGGCCTTCAAAGTGGAGAGCCAGCTCCTATTATGGACCAATTGGATTTCGTAGTAGGTGCATTGATTTTAAGCTTATTGGTCGTTAAGATCAGCTGGGAATTTTTCATTATAGTTGCTGTTTTAACTCTTATTTTGCATTTAGGCTCTAATATGATTGCTTATTTGCTTGGAATTAAGGATGTTTGGTATTAG